A single region of the Ancylobacter novellus DSM 506 genome encodes:
- a CDS encoding GntR family transcriptional regulator — MTEQSDIPRKRGRPRKLRPADAAGAERLPRAGLHERAARQLRSMIVAGKLPGGAPIVEAELCEALGISRTPLREAVKMLAAHGLVELRPNRSARVAPMDASHVTDLFEALGNVERIAAEYAALRLTATELLSLRQMQETMERHYGEGDLAAYFAVNQAIHSAILAGAHNATFVEMHRWLFTRAERARYFALGRHSRWVESIQEHRDILAALEARDGYLAGRLLAAHVLHTGTNVLAMLASGGGVDAAA; from the coding sequence GTGACGGAACAGTCGGACATCCCGAGAAAGAGAGGGCGCCCGCGTAAGCTCCGCCCCGCGGACGCCGCCGGCGCGGAACGGCTTCCGCGCGCCGGTCTGCATGAGCGCGCCGCTCGTCAATTGCGCAGCATGATTGTTGCCGGCAAGCTTCCGGGGGGCGCTCCGATAGTAGAAGCCGAGCTTTGCGAGGCTCTCGGCATTTCCCGCACGCCGCTGCGCGAGGCGGTGAAGATGCTCGCCGCGCATGGACTAGTGGAACTGCGCCCGAACCGCAGTGCCCGCGTCGCGCCCATGGATGCGAGCCACGTCACCGATCTGTTCGAAGCATTGGGCAATGTCGAGCGGATCGCCGCCGAATATGCCGCCCTCCGGCTGACGGCGACGGAGCTCTTATCCCTGCGGCAGATGCAGGAGACCATGGAGCGTCACTACGGCGAGGGCGACCTAGCCGCCTATTTCGCGGTCAATCAGGCCATTCACAGCGCCATCCTTGCCGGCGCCCACAACGCCACGTTTGTGGAGATGCACCGCTGGCTGTTCACCCGCGCCGAGCGCGCCCGCTATTTCGCGCTGGGCCGGCACTCGCGCTGGGTGGAATCCATTCAGGAGCACCGTGACATCCTTGCCGCGCTGGAAGCGCGCGACGGCTACCTCGCAGGGCGCCTGCTCGCCGCGCATGTGCTGCACACTGGAACCAACGTGCTGGCGATGTTGGCTTCCGGCGGCGGCGTCGACGCCGCCGCCTGA
- a CDS encoding NAD-dependent epimerase/dehydratase family protein codes for MEKCILVTGGAGLVGNAVRRRLEAQGRKVVAIDLVERTREGLPLVACDLTDIHRLHAIAAEHPVEAIVHCGAHSGPMVARDNPYSMVQVNVVGTANMLELARIHKARRLVFCSSTSAYGDTPEGPVPEDVPLRPTSVYGGSKAASEALLWTYWRQFGVDALAIRLSWVYGPGRTTDCVIRTMIEDALAGRPTRMPFGADFHRQFIHVEDAVGALLLALDAGDTPRRVYTVTGDTYLTLGEVGDAVKRVLPQADIALAPGPDPVDEVHRRFDISAAKRDFSYAPAYDLETGIRSYAEWIAARNALDRSPS; via the coding sequence ATGGAAAAGTGCATCCTCGTCACCGGCGGCGCCGGTCTGGTCGGCAATGCCGTGCGGCGCCGGCTGGAGGCGCAGGGCCGCAAGGTCGTCGCCATCGATCTGGTCGAGCGCACCCGCGAGGGTCTGCCGCTCGTCGCCTGCGACCTCACCGACATCCACCGCCTGCACGCCATCGCGGCCGAGCATCCGGTCGAGGCCATCGTCCATTGCGGCGCCCATTCGGGGCCGATGGTGGCGCGCGACAATCCCTATTCGATGGTGCAGGTGAACGTCGTCGGCACCGCCAACATGCTGGAGCTGGCTCGCATCCACAAGGCGCGGCGGCTGGTGTTCTGTTCGTCGACCAGTGCCTATGGCGACACGCCGGAAGGGCCGGTGCCGGAGGACGTGCCGCTGCGCCCGACCTCGGTCTATGGCGGCAGCAAGGCGGCGAGCGAGGCGCTGCTGTGGACCTATTGGCGCCAGTTCGGCGTCGATGCGCTGGCGATAAGGCTGTCCTGGGTCTACGGGCCGGGCCGCACCACCGACTGCGTGATCCGCACCATGATCGAGGATGCGCTGGCCGGCCGTCCGACCCGCATGCCCTTCGGCGCCGACTTCCACCGCCAGTTCATCCATGTCGAGGACGCGGTGGGTGCGCTGCTGCTAGCGCTCGACGCCGGGGACACGCCGCGCCGCGTCTACACCGTCACCGGCGACACCTATCTCACCCTAGGCGAGGTCGGCGACGCCGTGAAGCGGGTGCTGCCACAGGCCGACATCGCGCTCGCGCCCGGACCTGACCCGGTCGACGAGGTGCACCGGCGCTTCGACATCTCGGCGGCCAAGCGCGACTTCTCCTATGCGCCCGCCTACGACCTCGAGACCGGCATCCGCTCCTATGCCGAGTGGATCGCCGCCCGCAACGCCCTGGACCGGAGCCCGTCATGA
- a CDS encoding SDR family NAD(P)-dependent oxidoreductase has product MEERPVLIITGAGIGIGRATALAFARAGYYVVVTDVLEEEGRDVARRILAEGGRAEFAALDVTSSAATDVLVADVEARHGRIDVLVANAGIAKKLSLAQMSDEEWDRTFDVDLKGIMRLVRAAAPRMRARRSGRIVALSSIMGVAYGWDEHVHYSAAKAGVVGLVRGLAVELARNGITVNGVAPGYIRTAQALSKEHSLGPEGLEAAASFIPLGRVGEPEDIADVILFLASEAARYMTGQVVTVDGGLLVGRY; this is encoded by the coding sequence ATGGAGGAGAGGCCCGTCCTCATCATCACCGGGGCCGGCATCGGCATCGGACGTGCCACCGCCCTCGCCTTCGCCCGCGCCGGCTATTATGTCGTGGTGACGGACGTGCTGGAGGAGGAGGGCCGCGACGTCGCCCGCCGCATTCTCGCCGAGGGCGGCCGGGCCGAATTCGCCGCACTCGACGTCACCTCCTCGGCGGCGACCGATGTGCTGGTGGCCGATGTCGAGGCGCGGCACGGGCGCATCGACGTGCTCGTCGCCAATGCCGGCATCGCCAAGAAGCTGTCATTGGCGCAGATGTCGGATGAGGAATGGGATCGCACCTTCGACGTTGACCTCAAGGGCATCATGCGGCTCGTGCGGGCGGCCGCCCCTCGCATGCGGGCTCGCCGGTCCGGCCGTATCGTCGCGCTGTCCTCGATCATGGGCGTCGCCTATGGCTGGGACGAGCATGTGCATTATTCCGCCGCCAAGGCTGGCGTGGTCGGACTGGTGCGCGGCCTGGCGGTGGAACTCGCGCGCAACGGCATCACCGTGAACGGCGTCGCGCCCGGCTATATCCGCACCGCGCAGGCGCTCTCGAAGGAGCATTCGCTCGGGCCGGAGGGGCTGGAAGCGGCGGCATCCTTCATCCCGCTCGGGCGCGTCGGCGAGCCCGAGGACATCGCCGACGTCATCCTCTTCCTCGCCTCGGAGGCGGCGCGCTACATGACCGGGCAGGTCGTCACCGTCGATGGCGGGCTGCTGGTGGGCCGCTATTAG
- a CDS encoding ABC transporter substrate-binding protein: MVAAPRTPESLDQEYPPTEAGHEVRRNVNERLLAYAQKKGDDGVLYEDFTTITGALAESYELSPDKTSITFKLRKGVKSYRGNELNADTVMWSFERGWNMKSNFHWYMTQIFKIQDPKAAFTKIDDYTVKVTIPNPSPLLDRIWINSDLGILDATEVKKHLTSDDPWAGRWLSTNTASFGPYQITKYAPGQEVVYEANTNYWRGPAKLTKVILREMPTSANRVAALQAGSVDVAEYLLPRELALLEKMPGVTVHKVFGNYIHRVELNNAKPPFDNVKVRQAMNYLVPREEILKSVYFNTARFTKSPISEIYPAFTDEYFFFKNDPAKAKALLAEAGMPEGFKTQLAYRTGDQIEEEIAVILKSAFAKAGVEVELLKMPASTLVERYTKGEVPMYFFRDMAIVPDAAYVANLWLNSASAINYSKFKSEEVDQKINAGLTSTDEAQRVADMKRVQQLTMESAPWVFLMNPGYQLATRSNVKGYSWYTPNGNAFYDMYKD, translated from the coding sequence GTGGTCGCTGCACCGCGCACGCCGGAATCCCTCGACCAGGAATACCCGCCGACCGAGGCCGGCCATGAAGTCCGCCGCAACGTCAATGAGCGCCTGCTCGCCTACGCTCAGAAGAAGGGCGACGACGGCGTGCTCTATGAGGACTTCACCACCATCACCGGCGCGCTGGCGGAGAGCTACGAGCTCTCGCCCGACAAGACCTCGATCACCTTCAAGCTCCGCAAGGGCGTGAAGTCCTACCGCGGCAACGAGCTCAACGCCGACACGGTGATGTGGTCGTTCGAGCGCGGCTGGAACATGAAGTCTAACTTCCACTGGTACATGACGCAGATCTTCAAGATCCAGGATCCGAAGGCTGCCTTCACCAAGATCGACGACTACACCGTGAAGGTGACGATCCCCAATCCGTCACCGCTGCTCGACCGCATCTGGATCAATAGCGATCTCGGCATCCTCGATGCGACGGAGGTGAAGAAGCACCTCACATCCGACGACCCCTGGGCGGGGCGCTGGCTCTCGACCAATACCGCCTCCTTCGGTCCCTACCAGATCACCAAATACGCGCCAGGCCAGGAAGTGGTCTATGAGGCGAACACCAATTACTGGCGCGGCCCGGCCAAGCTCACCAAGGTGATCCTGCGCGAGATGCCCACTTCCGCGAACCGGGTCGCCGCCCTGCAGGCAGGATCGGTCGACGTTGCGGAATATCTGCTGCCGCGCGAGCTGGCGCTGCTGGAAAAGATGCCGGGCGTCACCGTCCACAAGGTGTTCGGCAACTACATTCACCGCGTGGAGTTGAACAACGCCAAGCCGCCCTTCGACAATGTGAAGGTGCGCCAGGCAATGAACTATCTCGTGCCGCGCGAGGAAATCCTCAAGAGCGTCTATTTCAACACGGCGCGCTTCACCAAGAGCCCGATCTCCGAGATCTACCCCGCTTTCACCGACGAGTATTTCTTCTTCAAGAACGACCCGGCCAAAGCCAAGGCGCTGCTGGCCGAGGCGGGCATGCCCGAGGGCTTCAAGACGCAGCTCGCCTATCGCACGGGCGACCAGATCGAAGAGGAGATCGCGGTCATCCTTAAGTCGGCCTTCGCCAAGGCGGGCGTCGAGGTCGAACTCCTGAAGATGCCGGCCTCCACGCTGGTCGAGCGCTACACCAAGGGCGAAGTGCCGATGTACTTCTTCCGCGACATGGCGATCGTGCCGGACGCGGCTTACGTCGCCAATCTCTGGCTCAACAGCGCCTCCGCCATCAACTACTCGAAGTTCAAGAGCGAGGAAGTCGACCAGAAGATCAATGCCGGGCTGACCAGCACGGACGAGGCCCAGCGCGTCGCCGACATGAAGCGCGTGCAGCAGCTCACCATGGAATCTGCGCCCTGGGTGTTCCTGATGAACCCCGGCTACCAGCTCGCCACCCGTTCCAACGTCAAGGGCTACTCCTGGTACACGCCGAACGGCAACGCCTTCTACGACATGTACAAGGACTGA
- a CDS encoding ATP-binding cassette domain-containing protein, which yields MRAPGGMPLLSVEDLTVDFGEGTAKVLSDVSFELRRDEVLGIVGETGAGKSVLARALIDLLPEGGRIVGGDLRLDGASILDMDAAERRQMRGGRIALIGTNAKALLDPVETVGAQIARVLRAHKPCSRKEAWAAAVDLLAQVGIVNPERRARAYPHQLSGGMAQRVVIAMAMVANPEVVLADDATLGLDATIQVQVLDLLVKRCRDLGAGVVLITHDLGIIAHYCDRVAIMKDGRIVELDEVGHFLEAPKDGYSRTLLDAAKVRPTPRTGEAADETGEHAPCLLEIGRLVKTFPISGTTEVVRAIDDVSFSVRKGETLALVGESGSGKTTVGQCLVRLLESDSGGIAFDGTDITNMPAHQFRPLRRRIQMVFQEPYVALNPRWPVRALIGEPLQLDPALDRGARARRARELLDLVHLPARLADSYPHELTAGEQKRVGIARALATGPDFVVFDEPTTALDIRVRAQIIDLVRDLQAEIGMSALFITHDLNSVRSLAHNVAVMRHGKIVEYGETEAIFARPAQDYTRMLLAAELPIEQGAAQRERAETLRLAGTA from the coding sequence ATGCGCGCGCCCGGTGGAATGCCGCTGCTCAGCGTCGAGGACCTCACTGTCGACTTCGGCGAGGGCACGGCGAAGGTCCTGTCCGATGTCTCCTTCGAGCTGCGCCGCGACGAGGTGCTCGGCATCGTCGGCGAGACCGGCGCGGGCAAGTCGGTGCTGGCCCGCGCCCTGATCGACCTGCTGCCGGAGGGCGGGCGCATCGTCGGCGGCGACCTGCGGCTCGACGGCGCGTCCATCCTCGATATGGACGCGGCCGAGCGCCGCCAGATGCGCGGCGGGCGCATCGCGCTGATCGGCACCAACGCCAAGGCGCTGCTCGATCCCGTGGAGACGGTCGGCGCCCAGATTGCCCGCGTGCTGCGGGCCCATAAGCCGTGCAGCCGAAAGGAAGCATGGGCGGCGGCGGTGGACCTGCTGGCGCAGGTCGGCATCGTCAATCCGGAGCGCCGTGCGCGGGCCTATCCGCATCAGCTTTCCGGCGGCATGGCGCAGCGCGTCGTCATCGCCATGGCGATGGTTGCCAATCCGGAGGTGGTGCTGGCCGACGACGCCACACTCGGCCTCGACGCCACCATCCAGGTGCAGGTGCTCGACCTTCTGGTGAAGCGCTGCCGCGACCTCGGCGCCGGCGTGGTGCTCATCACCCACGATCTCGGCATCATCGCGCATTACTGCGACCGCGTCGCCATCATGAAGGATGGGCGCATCGTCGAGCTCGACGAGGTCGGCCATTTCCTCGAGGCGCCGAAGGACGGCTACAGTCGCACCCTGCTCGACGCCGCCAAGGTCCGCCCTACCCCGCGGACGGGCGAGGCGGCGGACGAGACGGGCGAGCATGCGCCGTGCCTTCTGGAGATCGGCCGGCTGGTCAAGACCTTCCCCATATCCGGCACCACCGAGGTGGTCCGCGCCATCGACGACGTGTCGTTCAGCGTGCGCAAGGGCGAGACGCTGGCGCTGGTCGGCGAGAGCGGCTCGGGCAAGACCACGGTCGGCCAGTGCCTCGTGCGGCTGCTGGAGAGCGACAGCGGCGGCATCGCCTTTGACGGCACCGACATCACCAACATGCCGGCCCACCAGTTCCGGCCGCTGCGCCGGCGCATCCAGATGGTATTCCAGGAACCCTATGTAGCGCTCAATCCACGCTGGCCTGTGCGCGCGCTGATCGGCGAGCCCCTGCAACTCGACCCGGCGCTGGACCGCGGGGCCCGCGCGCGGCGGGCGCGGGAGCTGCTCGACCTCGTGCATCTTCCGGCAAGACTGGCCGACTCCTATCCGCACGAGCTCACCGCCGGCGAGCAGAAGCGGGTCGGCATCGCCCGGGCGCTGGCCACCGGCCCGGATTTCGTGGTGTTCGACGAGCCGACCACGGCGCTCGACATCCGCGTGCGGGCGCAGATCATCGACCTCGTGCGCGACCTCCAGGCGGAGATCGGCATGTCGGCCCTGTTCATCACCCACGACCTCAACTCGGTGCGCTCGCTCGCCCACAATGTCGCGGTGATGCGCCACGGCAAGATCGTCGAATATGGCGAGACCGAAGCCATCTTCGCCCGCCCGGCGCAGGACTACACCCGCATGCTGCTCGCGGCCGAGCTGCCGATCGAGCAGGGCGCCGCCCAGCGCGAGCGCGCCGAGACCCTCCGCCTCGCAGGAACCGCCTGA
- a CDS encoding ABC transporter permease, with the protein MNAARAGLSRFWNPIPRPLRIVAARLAMLVPQMFGVMMVTFLLVRLLPGDPALLLLGNMATPETIAAFRERLGLDLPVWDQFLRYVWNAAHGDLGVSIFTSNPVVTDLMERAPATLELIGYAMILTILVGVTLAVISVVREGGAVDIGSRVYGLAAGAIPDFWIGLLLIYFFFYTLGWAPAPFGRIDTFVSPPPTVTGFYTIDSIIAGDPAAFFSSAGRLVLPVATLAIVNAGALMKMTKTVFSDVYRSDFIRHARASGLPERVIRRAALRNSLPPIITLVGFLVGFLLGAAVLVETIFAWGGLGQYAVQSVVNSDYPALQGFVLVAAAFILTVYTIVDILYELADPRIRV; encoded by the coding sequence ATGAACGCAGCCCGCGCCGGCCTCTCACGCTTCTGGAACCCCATCCCCCGCCCCCTGCGCATCGTCGCGGCCCGGCTCGCCATGCTGGTGCCGCAGATGTTCGGGGTGATGATGGTGACGTTCCTCCTCGTGCGCCTGCTTCCCGGCGACCCCGCTTTGCTGCTGCTCGGCAACATGGCAACGCCGGAGACGATCGCCGCCTTCCGCGAACGTCTCGGTCTCGACCTTCCGGTATGGGACCAGTTCCTGCGCTATGTCTGGAACGCGGCGCATGGCGATCTCGGCGTCTCGATCTTTACCTCCAATCCCGTCGTCACCGACCTCATGGAGCGTGCGCCGGCGACGCTGGAGCTCATCGGCTACGCCATGATCCTCACCATCCTCGTCGGCGTCACTCTGGCGGTCATCTCGGTGGTCCGGGAGGGCGGCGCGGTCGATATCGGCAGTCGCGTCTACGGGCTGGCGGCCGGCGCCATTCCCGATTTCTGGATCGGCCTGCTGCTGATCTACTTCTTCTTCTACACCCTCGGCTGGGCACCTGCCCCCTTCGGACGCATCGACACCTTCGTCTCGCCGCCGCCGACGGTGACCGGCTTCTACACAATCGACAGCATCATCGCCGGCGATCCCGCCGCCTTCTTCTCCTCGGCGGGGCGGCTGGTGCTGCCGGTGGCGACGCTCGCCATTGTCAATGCCGGGGCGCTGATGAAGATGACCAAGACGGTGTTCTCCGACGTCTACCGCAGCGACTTCATCCGCCACGCCCGTGCGTCCGGCCTGCCGGAGCGCGTCATCCGGCGCGCGGCGCTGCGCAATTCGCTGCCGCCGATCATCACGCTGGTCGGCTTTCTCGTCGGCTTCCTGCTCGGGGCGGCGGTGCTGGTGGAGACCATCTTCGCCTGGGGCGGGCTTGGGCAATATGCGGTGCAGTCGGTGGTGAACAGCGACTATCCGGCCCTGCAGGGCTTCGTGCTGGTCGCCGCCGCCTTCATCCTCACCGTCTACACCATCGTCGACATCCTCTACGAACTCGCCGATCCGAGGATCAGGGTCTGA
- the hydA gene encoding dihydropyrimidinase, giving the protein MSDYDLVIRGGTVVTASDTMKADVGIRAGRIVAVAESLTNAAKAIDASGLLVMPGGIDSHVHMAQPAFGGPAMADGFESGTRSAIAGGTTTVLPFALQPRGASLRASVMDYHKEADGQSYCDYGFHLIVSDPSASVLGQELPALVADGYTSFKVFMTYDDLVLNDRQLLEVFDCARGCGALVMVHCEGYDAIRFMTERLERAGKTAPYYHAISRPQSVEREATHRAISHAELTDVPIMVVHVSGREPMEQIRWAQQRGLKVYGETCPQYVALTADDLKGLNMDASGGKYVCSPPPRDAASWEAIWEGIRTGVFQTFSSDHCPFFYEGEMGKLNPKARTSFRWVPNGIPGVETRLQILFSKGVVEGRISLNEFVALTSTNHAKMYGLYPKKGSIAPGFDADIVLWDPNRKETIRQELMHHGADYTPYEGLAVTGWPVMTLLRGKVVAEEGKILGALGDGGFLKRALSPYAVPAGGA; this is encoded by the coding sequence ATGAGCGACTACGATCTCGTCATCCGCGGTGGCACCGTCGTCACCGCTTCCGACACCATGAAGGCGGATGTCGGCATCCGCGCGGGCCGCATCGTCGCGGTAGCCGAGAGCCTAACCAATGCCGCCAAGGCCATCGATGCCTCGGGGCTGCTCGTCATGCCCGGCGGCATCGACAGCCATGTCCATATGGCTCAGCCGGCCTTCGGTGGTCCGGCCATGGCGGACGGCTTCGAAAGCGGCACCCGCTCGGCCATCGCCGGCGGCACCACCACGGTGCTGCCCTTCGCCCTGCAGCCGCGCGGCGCCAGCCTTCGCGCCAGCGTCATGGATTACCACAAGGAGGCGGATGGCCAGTCCTATTGCGACTACGGCTTCCACCTCATCGTCAGCGACCCGAGCGCGAGCGTACTCGGCCAGGAGCTTCCCGCACTGGTGGCCGACGGCTACACCTCGTTCAAGGTGTTCATGACCTATGACGATCTGGTCCTGAACGACCGGCAACTGCTCGAAGTGTTCGACTGCGCCCGTGGCTGCGGCGCCCTCGTCATGGTGCATTGCGAGGGCTACGACGCCATCCGCTTCATGACCGAGAGGCTGGAGCGTGCCGGCAAGACCGCGCCCTACTACCACGCCATCTCGCGCCCCCAGTCGGTCGAGCGCGAGGCGACGCACCGCGCCATCAGCCATGCCGAGCTCACCGACGTGCCGATCATGGTGGTGCACGTCTCGGGCCGCGAGCCGATGGAGCAGATACGCTGGGCGCAGCAGCGCGGGCTCAAGGTCTATGGCGAGACCTGCCCGCAATATGTCGCGCTCACCGCCGACGACCTCAAGGGCCTCAACATGGACGCGAGCGGCGGCAAATATGTCTGCTCGCCGCCGCCGCGCGACGCCGCGAGCTGGGAGGCGATCTGGGAAGGCATCCGCACCGGCGTGTTCCAGACCTTCTCCTCCGACCACTGCCCGTTCTTTTACGAGGGCGAGATGGGCAAGCTGAACCCCAAGGCACGCACTTCCTTCCGCTGGGTGCCGAACGGCATCCCGGGCGTCGAGACCCGGCTGCAGATCCTGTTCTCGAAAGGTGTCGTCGAGGGGCGTATCTCGCTCAACGAGTTCGTCGCACTCACCTCGACCAACCACGCGAAGATGTACGGCCTCTATCCGAAGAAGGGCTCCATCGCCCCCGGCTTCGACGCCGACATCGTGCTGTGGGACCCTAATCGCAAGGAAACCATTCGGCAGGAGCTGATGCACCACGGCGCCGACTACACGCCCTATGAGGGGCTCGCGGTGACCGGCTGGCCCGTCATGACGCTGCTGCGCGGAAAGGTGGTCGCGGAAGAAGGCAAGATACTGGGCGCGCTGGGCGACGGCGGCTTCCTCAAACGCGCGCTCTCGCCCTATGCGGTGCCGGCCGGAGGAGCGTGA
- a CDS encoding SDR family NAD(P)-dependent oxidoreductase — protein sequence MKEFSLEGRTALVTGGSRGIGGEVVELFARYGARVAFCHYGDGANAAALEARLATAGHEVHGKECDVADEAAVDEMADWAKRTLGHVDILVNMAGIGGDKPFVDLSVADWDRMIGVHLRGTFLVTRHFFGPMLEKGWGRVINCSSQLAYRGAPNLAHYVAAKAGIAGFTRALSYEGAPHGVTVNAIAPGATETVLLNGLTEEWRAMKLREIPLGRFGEVSEIAPTILLLASDAGAFYVGQTLSPNGGDIMM from the coding sequence ATGAAGGAATTCTCGCTCGAGGGCCGCACCGCGCTCGTCACCGGCGGCAGCCGCGGCATAGGCGGCGAGGTGGTGGAGCTTTTCGCGCGCTACGGCGCCCGCGTCGCCTTCTGCCATTATGGCGACGGCGCCAATGCCGCGGCGCTGGAGGCTCGGCTGGCGACGGCGGGGCACGAGGTGCACGGCAAGGAATGCGACGTCGCCGACGAGGCGGCGGTAGACGAGATGGCCGATTGGGCCAAGCGCACGCTCGGCCATGTCGACATCCTCGTGAACATGGCCGGCATCGGCGGCGACAAGCCCTTTGTCGACCTCTCCGTCGCTGATTGGGACCGCATGATCGGCGTGCATCTGCGCGGCACCTTCCTCGTCACCCGCCACTTCTTCGGGCCGATGCTGGAAAAGGGCTGGGGCCGGGTGATCAACTGCTCCTCGCAGCTCGCCTATCGCGGGGCGCCAAACCTCGCGCATTACGTGGCGGCCAAGGCGGGCATCGCCGGCTTCACCCGCGCGCTGTCCTATGAGGGCGCGCCGCACGGGGTGACGGTGAACGCCATAGCTCCCGGCGCCACCGAGACGGTGCTGCTGAACGGGCTTACCGAGGAATGGCGGGCGATGAAGCTCAGGGAGATCCCGCTCGGCCGGTTCGGCGAGGTATCGGAGATCGCGCCGACCATCCTGCTGCTGGCATCGGATGCCGGCGCCTTCTACGTCGGCCAGACATTGTCGCCCAATGGCGGCGACATCATGATGTGA
- a CDS encoding ABC transporter substrate-binding protein, translating into MCDRDGTFFRNFSRRSFLKSSVAGAAATIALPASLAGLLATSAARAANTTIKATHGSGFCNMGIFLAKERELTKADGVDLEFVVTPSNTEITTMFGAGLVDMSMIPYSNFLTLYDAGAPVKIVAGGGVEGCIIVAKEGITSAADLKGKTFGTFQADTLEVLPYDYLKKAGLSFKDVEIKYLDTSPELAQAFMAGAIDAICHIEPYASQCVLGRKGATVLSNGTDVYGKGYSDCVLAVRTPLLESNPAAVKAVIKALFVAQSQAEADKSAALKDTVGKYYKTSMEAAVDASSKQPIVVDQRSQTQFIIDRGKSMVELGYVKKMPDEKAFDWSLMEAVIAADKPLYDSLKLKSA; encoded by the coding sequence ATGTGTGATCGTGACGGCACCTTCTTTCGTAATTTCTCGCGGCGCAGTTTCCTGAAATCGTCCGTGGCCGGCGCCGCGGCGACCATCGCGCTGCCGGCGTCGCTCGCCGGCCTTCTGGCGACGAGCGCGGCACGCGCCGCCAACACGACCATCAAGGCGACGCACGGCTCCGGCTTCTGCAACATGGGTATCTTCCTCGCCAAGGAGCGGGAGCTGACCAAGGCGGACGGCGTCGATCTGGAGTTCGTGGTCACCCCGTCCAACACCGAGATCACCACTATGTTCGGCGCGGGGCTCGTCGACATGTCGATGATCCCCTATTCGAACTTCCTTACGCTCTACGATGCCGGCGCGCCGGTGAAGATCGTCGCCGGCGGTGGCGTCGAGGGCTGCATCATCGTCGCCAAGGAAGGAATCACCTCCGCGGCTGACCTGAAGGGCAAGACCTTCGGTACCTTCCAGGCCGATACGCTGGAAGTTCTTCCCTATGACTACCTGAAGAAGGCCGGCCTTTCCTTCAAGGACGTCGAGATCAAGTATCTCGACACCTCCCCGGAGCTGGCCCAGGCCTTCATGGCGGGCGCCATCGACGCGATCTGCCACATCGAGCCCTACGCCTCGCAATGTGTGCTCGGCCGCAAGGGGGCGACGGTCCTCTCCAACGGCACGGACGTCTACGGCAAGGGCTATTCGGACTGCGTGCTGGCCGTGCGCACGCCGCTGCTCGAGAGCAATCCGGCGGCGGTGAAGGCCGTCATCAAGGCGCTGTTCGTCGCCCAGTCGCAGGCGGAGGCGGACAAGAGCGCCGCGCTGAAGGACACGGTGGGCAAGTACTACAAGACCAGCATGGAGGCGGCCGTCGACGCTTCCAGCAAGCAGCCGATCGTCGTCGACCAGCGCAGCCAGACCCAGTTCATCATCGACCGCGGCAAGTCGATGGTGGAACTCGGTTACGTCAAGAAGATGCCTGACGAGAAGGCGTTCGACTGGAGCCTCATGGAGGCGGTCATCGCCGCCGACAAGCCGCTCTACGACAGCCTCAAGCTGAAGTCGGCCTGA
- a CDS encoding ABC transporter permease, whose translation MAHFLRYLRRHPAAVVGLALLLVQIIAIIFAPWLTSYSPVEADPLSSLQPPSAEHWFGTDVSGMDIYARVIYATRINLLISIVAVAFAFIVGVPIGLFIGFYRGWLSSLVMRLFDFIQSFPVFVLGMALVSVMGQEIWNVAIVLAVLFIPMFARVIRAEVLSLRERPFVGAARCSGATDFSIMFRHILPNALTPAIVQISISVGLAILLTAGLSFVGAGVRMPTPEWGLMVSTGAQQMILGVWWVALFPGMAIVIAVLSFALIGDMAKDLSDPTTRDR comes from the coding sequence ATGGCGCATTTCCTCCGCTATCTGCGTCGCCACCCCGCCGCTGTGGTCGGGCTCGCGCTGCTTCTCGTGCAGATCATCGCCATCATCTTCGCGCCCTGGCTGACCTCCTATTCGCCGGTGGAGGCCGACCCGCTCTCCTCGCTCCAGCCGCCCTCGGCCGAGCACTGGTTCGGGACGGATGTGTCGGGCATGGATATCTATGCGCGCGTCATCTACGCCACCCGCATCAACCTGCTCATCTCCATCGTCGCGGTCGCCTTCGCCTTCATCGTCGGCGTGCCGATCGGCCTGTTCATCGGCTTCTACCGCGGCTGGCTGTCCTCGCTGGTGATGCGGCTGTTCGACTTCATCCAGTCCTTCCCCGTCTTCGTGCTCGGCATGGCGCTTGTATCCGTCATGGGGCAGGAAATCTGGAACGTCGCCATCGTGCTCGCCGTGCTGTTCATCCCGATGTTCGCGCGCGTCATCCGCGCCGAGGTGCTCTCGCTGCGCGAACGGCCCTTCGTCGGCGCCGCGCGGTGCAGCGGCGCGACCGATTTCTCCATCATGTTCCGCCATATCCTCCCCAATGCGTTGACGCCGGCCATCGTGCAGATATCGATCAGCGTCGGCCTCGCCATCCTGCTGACCGCCGGCCTGTCCTTCGTCGGCGCCGGCGTGCGCATGCCGACGCCGGAATGGGGGCTGATGGTCTCGACCGGCGCGCAGCAGATGATCCTCGGCGTGTGGTGGGTGGCGCTGTTCCCCGGCATGGCCATCGTCATCGCCGTGCTCAGCTTCGCGCTGATCGGCGACATGGCGAAGGACCTGTCCGACCCGACGACGAGGGACCGCTGA